AATTTATCCATTCCATTTGCCACCCCCTACAAGCAAAAAGAGGGCTGAAAGTGCGATTCTAAGTCTCTCCGCTCTTTGTTTAAAGCGATATTGCGCTTTTCCAAATTTTCTTTAATAAAAGCCATTCGCGCTTTATGTTCCTTTTGTTTTTTAAGCTCTAGCAAAAACCCCCTAATGTTACGCAAGATTTTGCTTTTAAAAAGAATCTTGCACCTTGTTTGGCTTGTCGTGCTTAAATCCTTGTAGATAAAAAAGCCATTCTTGGAAGTGTGGTAAAAATTTAATCCCAAAGATTCCGCTAAAATTGTAACTGCTTTCCTTGAAGCTCTTTTGTATTGTGTTTCCATTTTACAACCTTTTCTATAAATTTATGACATAATTATATCAAAAATAATAAATAAAGTCAAGCTTTTTTATAAAAAAAGCACTATTTAAGCAAAAAATTAATAAACTTCCATTACCTAACTTTTCTCCCTTTTTTAAGGGGGGCGTTGCGGGGGGTGTCCCCCTGCTTTATGGAACATTAAAATGAGACTTTAAGGCTCATTTTTCCGCCTTTAACCTTGATAAAGGCGGGGCAATAAGGAGAAATTATGACAAAACAGGAATTTAACGAAGCTCTTAAGGCATTAAATCTCACCAAAAAAGAGTTTTGCGAAAAATTGCGGGTAAAATCTATTACTTTAGAAAATAATTGGGGCATTAAATATCCTATCCCACAATATGCAATTTCTTGGCTAGAACTTTACAAAACCGCTCAAAAATACGAACAATTTGCGGAAATTTTAAAAAATCACCACGATTTAAAAAATATTATTAAAGTAAAACCAAAAGAAGCAAGTCAAACTTTCACAAGAAAAGACTTTGATTTAAAACTAAAGGAGTTAAATCTAACACGCAGAGAATTTTGCCAAAAGGTTGAAATTGCGTATTCAACACCTAACTCTTGGGATAAATATTCTCCTATTCCCTTATGGGTAGAGGCTTGGCTAAACACCTATGAAAATGTAGAAAACTTTAAAAAACTAGAAATTCTGCTCTAAAATCTTTTAAAAAATCAAAAACATATTTTTGCGGAAAGAGTTTTGAAAGAAATTGCGATAAATTGGGAGTTTAAAGGCTATTAATTTACTTAAAGTATTTTTAAACGCAAGAAAGCGGGGAGATAATAATAGCGTTGGATACGAGCTTCCACATAAAATCTTAACCGCATTTTAAATCTTTTATTAAAAATAAGCTTAAAATATGGATTTCTACCCCTGCATTTTAAAAACCATAATGAGAATAAATCATTAAGACTTTGATTATAATTTTGTAGAGAATTGTAATATATTTTGGAGGAATTTAAAGCTTTTTAGAATATTTTTGATTCATCTCTATAATTTAATTTATTCTTAATGATTATTTTGTATATGATTTGAAAATAAATTTTCCGCAAAAATATGTTTCTGATTCTAAAATTACAACAATCTTATTTTACGATATTCTTAAGACTTCAAAAATTACCATTTCCGCAAAAATATGTTTCTGATTTTATCTCTAAAATATGGATTCTCATTATTCTTGTAAGTGTCTAAAATTAGAATCTTGCAGTGTATTTTTTCATTCTCATTATTGTGTTTTTTGAAAACTATTTTTTAGTCTTATATATTATAAGTGAATATTAAAAGGGAAAGAGAAATTAAAGAATAAGATTTTATAGATTAATATTTTAAGTTTATGGTGAATGCAGTTTTTATTTGCTTTTGCGCTTTTGAATGCTTTTACTTTTAATTTTACACTTTATAGATAAATACTATATACCTCCATAAATCAATTTTAAGGGGTATAGGTTTGAAAAAGATTGAAAGCAATAGATTTTCTTATTTTAATCTTTTTGAATGATTTTAGGGCTATTTTAGAGCTTAATTTTGATATTGGAATAATTAAAGTCATTCAAAGCTTTTGAAAAAGAATTTCTAGCTTTTTAAATTTCTTTCCATTCTCTCCTCAAATGCAAGGAGTTTTTGATTAAATGTCGCTAAGTTTTTTTCCATAGATTTTTTTAGCTCTTGTGGAATCTCTAAATGATTTAAAGCATAATAAACTCTTGTTGCAATCTGGATTCCTTGTTGAAAGGATTGCTGTTTTAAATGCTCATAAATAAACTCTTCTCCTCTATTAAAAAAGGCTAGATTCTCATTAAAATCCCGCAATGATTGATGAACATTCTCCTCTGTAATAGCATTTATATCTACTTCCAAGATTTTAGAGAGAACTAAATCCTCATTGAAATCCTTGCAATAAGGCTTTATTACATTCACTTCTGCATTTTTAAAGCATTCTTGCGCCTTTTGTGTATTCTTCTCTCCTGCTTTATCTCTATCAAACCCTAAAAACACCTTAGCATTTGGAAATCTCTCATCAAGATATTGCAAAGCTTTTAATTGGCTTTCTGTGATTGTGCCATTGGTGGAGAGAATCAGTGTGTTTGGAGTGGTATCCATTTTGTTTAATCTCTCATTATTGAGCTTTTCAAAGAGACTTAAAGAATCAATACTAGATTCTGTAAGAATAATTTTTGCAATCTTGCCTCTCTCCTCTTTTTCTTTGCTGTTAGAAAAAATTATCGTCTCCAAACCCTTTTTGCCATAGCAAATTTGTTTTAAAGGCTTTGTGTAAGCTTCTCCCTCTTTGTTTTTTAAAATAGGATTCTTTAAGTGAAGCTGGTAGCCTGTTTTAGAAAAAATTTGTTGTTCTTGTGCTTGTTCTTGCTCGGGCTTGTTTATCTGTAAGGTTTTGATTGTATAGGTTGGAATCGCAATGTTTCCCCTTTCGTCCATTTTGATTTCATTTACTAAATGTTGCAAGATTGCATTACTGATTCCCCTCTCACTAGAAAAATGATTTTGCGATTGTAAATTCTTAAAGGTTAAAAACTTGGCTAACACCTCTTCTACTTCCTTGTCTCTTGTATCAGTGTTTTTGGATAAAGTATGGCATTGCAAATTTGTTTCTTTTTGGAGCTGGAGCAAATCTTGCACTTTTAATCCTCTATTTTTACAGAAATTAAAAATATTTCCTCTATCGCTTTCCTCATAGGGATTAAAATAAAGATAATCGCCCTTTGCATTGCGTGAAATCACCAAAGCGTCCCCATTGTCGTTTTTAAGCTTAATGTGGTTTTTTGAGCTTTTGTTTTTGTCTTTAAAATAACCCAAATTAAGCAGGATTTGGTCTAAAGGAAGTTGCAATGTTTCTTCTGCATTCAATCTTGGTATTTTTGCCATTCTTATCCTTTTTATAATGTTTTTAAATGTTTTATAATTGTTATTAACATTTTTAAAATATTTTAAATACTTTTGAAATATTTAAAAATTAAAGAATAAACTTGATAAACTCTTTTATCATTATTATCACGCTACGCCATTTCTATGGAAATAGAATAACCCAAATAAAAGGGAGAAACTTCCCTCTTATAATTAATTTTGATTAATCCAACAATGTTTATTGATTGCTTGTGCTTTGTAATACTTGGATACTAGGGAGTAACGATTAAAGAATCCACTTTTGTTTCTCTCCCATTTAGATAGAGACAATTTCTTGCCTAAAGGCAAGTTTTCAAATTCTGCTTTTGAAATTTCTCCTATAATTTCTTTTCCGCTTTGCCACTCTTCTTTTGTATAAAACTTAGTATTGCAAGTGTATTTTAACCTATAATCTGAATAGCGCGAACTTGCTAATAATCTGCAGGAATTTGTAAGATTTGGATTAATTCTAAAACCTATTTTATCCACAAGATTACAAACTTGCATTCCATTTTCGTCTTCTTTGCAGATGATTTCTTTAAAAGCGTCTTGTTTTGTTTCTATTCTAGCATTTAAAGAGGGAATCGTGCATTCTTCATCTACAAGTGGCAAAATGCTTGTTTGATAATATTTTAAATCTGTGTCGCTATTGTCTATGGGACAAAGATTTAAAAAAGCTTTTCTTGCATTAATGGTATCACTTGGCTTTTTGCGTTTAATTGAAAATAATTTGTTTAATGCAGGAGCACACTCTGCTGGTTTATTTGGACTAGAAAGACAAAGCAATGCCTCACAAGCACTCCTTGTATCTCCACTTAAATACTCTATTTTAACCTCTGCTTGTAAAGCTAGGGCACTGCATACCAAAAGCATTAAAGCTTTGCTGCTCTTAGAGACAATAGAATCTACTTTATTGCTTGCTAGATTGCTTTTTTTGATACTCAAACTTCTCATCTTTTTCTCCTTTAAATTTGGTTTATTGTTTTCTCATTATTGGGATTCCAAAAGGGTCTTTTGGAACTTTTTTGCCTTTTTCTACTTGTTCGTTAAAATTAGAATCTATTTCTTGTAGGCTTTTTACTTCTATTTCTTGTTTTTGATAGTCATTGACTGGCTGTAAATTTGCTTGTTTTTCCGCCACTTCTGTTTTGAGATATTTGCTTTGAAGCTCATACATTTTTTGTTGTTGCTGAATATTATAATAAAGCAAGGCATTTGTAGCAGCTGCAATCTCTTTGTCTGTTGTCGCATTATTAAGCTGTTGCTGCATTTTTTGCATATCTTTTAGATATTGTTCGTTCTCTGCTTCTTCAATATAATCTAACCGATTAGCAAGGTCTGTTAATTGCGATTCTTTCATTGCGGATTCTGCTTGTATTTTTAAATGTTCTAGCTGTCTTTTTTCCTCTTGCTTTTCTAATATTTTCCTAGTAATTTCTCCACTCTTATCCCCCATTTTTGCTCTTTGTGCTTCTAGCTCTAAAATCTCATTATTGATAGATTCTATATCTTTTACAAATGCTCCTGAATTGCTAATAGCTGTGGTGCAAGAACTAAATCTCCCTTTTAATTTTTTGCCTTTTTCTAGGGCGTCTTTTAAATTTTTAGCCTGTGGCAAGTTTCCTATTGCAATACAAGTATCATAAGCCTTTTCAAAACGCCCATAAACATTATTGGGCAAATCTAAAATATCTTGATAAAGATTGACACTTGTCTCTATAATCTCTATTGCAGAACCATAAATGGCATAAAAATCTTTTAAATCCACTCCCGAACTCTTTGCATTTTCTACCATTTGTGTATATTGCTGCATTTGCAAAGCATAATCCTTTGCTTGCGCTAATCCGTCTTGAACATATCCCATAATGGTTTGGTTTAAATGTGTGGCATCTACCACAGGGATTCCTGCTCCATTAGCTGTATTAAGAGAGGAAAGGAAAACCAATGCAATACATTTCATTTTAAAGCTAAAGTTTGTATTGATATGTTTCATTATAAGTCTCTTCCTTTCTCTTGGGGTTTGGATTGAGATTTTTCATATTCTTTTGCGTATTCTGTGGCTCTTTTGGTGGTATTGGGGTAATCTTTTTTGAAGCTAGGAAATTGCTTGTGGATTTTTTCCATTCTCTCTTTGATAATTTCGGGTTTTTCTTTATTCTCCATAAGCTGATTGAGTGCTTCATACTCTTTTTTAGATTCTATCATTTGCTCTTTCTCACCTTGTAGTTGAATATATTTGTCGCTTATATCACTTACGATTTGCGTGAGGGCTTTTAGCTTATCTTGTTCTAATAGCTTTTGAAGCTCTCGCATTTTGCTTTCACTCTCTGCTAATTGTTTGTCTTGTTCTATTCCTATGATTTGAGACAATGATTTATCTAATTTATAGAGTTGTTGGAGGAGCTCGGCAATATCTTTTGGTTCAAATTGTGTAATAATCTCTTTTAGATGTTCCTCTTCTTGTTCTCGCTTTGCTTCTAACTCCTTGATTTTTTCTTGTAATTCCTCATCGCTTAGATTGGCAAATTTATTTTCCTCTGTTTTTTCTTGCAGGTTAGAACCTCTTGCTTCTTCTACTGCATTAAGAGGCTTGGCAGTATTTTCTTGGCTTTGTGAATTGATTTCTTGATTGCTTCTGCGCTCTTTTTCTATTAAGAGTTCGTTAATTTCTTCTTGAAAGGCTTTTCTTGAAAGTTCTGTTTCTACGGCTTCTTTCACTAATGGGCTGTTATGATTAAATTCTGTTATTGTATTTTGTGCAATCTCTATTTTTTCTTTAGGGCTAGGAGAATTGCCTTTATTAATTTCACGCCCTTGCGCCTCTTTCTCTAGCTGTTGAATATCTTCTTGTAATTCTTGAATTGCAAGAGATACAGAGAGAGATTCTTGTATATTTTCATTTTTAACTTCAAGGGAGGATTCTATAATGCTCTCCTTTTCTTTTGCCTGCTCCATTTCCTGATTTCTTTCTTGCTCTTTTTGCTTTGCAAGCTTTTCTTCTTTGCTTTCTTGTTCCTTTTGAGATTGATTGATTCTGTCCAATTCCTCTTTTACATTTGCTTCGTCTAAATGGTGTTCCCTTGCAATGTCTTTGGCGTTTTGTGCAATGGTTTCTTCTGTCCTATATCCATAATCCGCATTTAAAATTGCTTCATAATCAAGGTCTTCGTAATATGGTGTTTCTTGCTCTTCTGCTATTGGCATTTTTTATCCTTTTTTATTTGAATTTTTGAAATCATAGTATTATGAAAAATAGCACAATCACTAAAAGAATGCAAAAAATAGCATACATTCAAAAGCATAATTTAAGTTTATTTTAGTAATATAATTCTAGTTAAATATTTAAGTTTATTTTAAGTATATATTACATATTATTATAAAGTTGATTAAAAAATTAATTTATATGGGTTTTATTTATGGATTCATTAGAATTGACAAAGGAAAATTTTATGCCTTTAATTAATGAGGCTGGTTTCAAAACCAAAAAGGAATTTGCTCGTTTCGTTAATCTTCCCTATAACTCTGTAAATAATTGGGGTAATAATAGAAATAAATTTCCTAAATATGTTATGACATTAATGATTGCTTTAATCAAATCTCGCAAATATGATAGTTTGATGAATTCTGATAGTATTGCATTGGAAAATGAAAATCTAAAAAAGGAGATTAGCAATTTAAGAGAAAAGGTTGATGAGTTGGAGTTGAGATTGAGAGGCTTTAAAAATCTACAAAAATCTTTAGTTTATTTAAAAGAACACATAAATGTGGATTAAAGTTTAAAATAATAAGTTAATTGTTTCGTTTAAAAAAGTATAAAATTTTGGGGTTTTTAGATTATTGAAAATTATAGTTTTCAATACAAAATCAACAGATACGATAATCGAGGAAAGGAATCAGTAAAAATATCAAAGCACATATCACGATATTGCACAGAAGTTGGAATAATCTATCATCTATATTAATTTATTTGCGTCCCTGCAAGACTCCATTCTGTCATTGCGAGCACAAGCGAAGCAATCCACAATCTAAGCCCAAGTATTTAATGGAATCCCCAAAAAGATTCTTTTATTTGAATTATTATGTCTTTTTAGTCCTCGCAGAATAACTTTCTCCCTAGCATTTTTACAATTTTTCAATATTTTGATAAATTTTCTCTAAACTCTCTAATCTTTTTCAAAAATTATCCGATATAATCACATAGCTAAACCACAAAAGGTTAGCTAAAAGTTCTTTATCGCTTCTAAAGTTGTTTTTAAGGATTTGATTTAAATCAAGCAAGGAATCCCGCTAGAGAATGATTCTATGGTTTTTGATAAAAGTTTGAAAACTATAATTTTCAATAATCAAAGATTTTCTTAAGATTCTTACTTTTCTTTAAATTTAAATTCTTTTCAAACCAACTTCTAAAAGTTATAAAAACTTTTAAATCTAAATCTTTGCCAAGGAAGGCAAACAAATAAAAAGGAGTTTAAAATGGCATTTCAAGTCAATACGAATGTAAATTCACTCAACGCAACAGCTCAAAGCACATTTACACAAACAAGTTTAGCAAGTTCGCTTCAAAAATTAAGCAGTGGTCTTAGAATCAACTCTGCAAAAGATGACGCTTCAGGTATGGCGATTGCGGATAGCTTAAGAAGTCAAGCAAATACTTTAGGTCAAGCAATCAAAAATGCAAACGATGGTATGGGAATCATTCAAATTGCGGATAAAGCTATGGACGAGCAAGTAAAAGTTTTGGATACCATTAAAACAAAAGCAGCTCAAGCAGCACAAGATGGACAAACTGAAACTACAAGAAAAGCGATTCAAGCAGATATTAACCGATTGATTGAATCTTTGGATAACATTGCTCAAACAACTTCTTACAATGGTTTGACACTTCTTGCGGGTGGTTTTACAAACAAAGAATTCCAAGTAGGTGCATATTCTAACCAAACTATTAGAGCAAGCATTGGTGCTACAAGCTCTGATAAAATCGGGCATGTGAGAACAGAAAGCTATAATACAAGTGCTCAAGGATTTGGAACTTCTACCTTGACATTTACAGTAGGTTTAAGAGAAATAACATTGGAATCTGTCGTTATCTCTAATAGTGCAGGAACAGGTCTAGGTGTCCTTGCTGAAGCAATCAACCGCTACTCTGATGAACTAGGCGGTGTACGTGCAGAAGCTGATGTGCAAGTGGCTGGAAGTGCGCCTGTTGCAAGTGGAACCGTAACAAAATTAAATATCAATGGTATTTCAATCATTGCTTCTGGTGGTGGTAGCATAGAGGTAGGAAAGAACGATAACACAAACGCACTTGTTCAAGCCATCAATGCTTGGAAAGATACCACAGGAGTTCAAGCTTCTATTGACAAAGATGGTTCATTGAGATTGACTTCAAC
The genomic region above belongs to Helicobacter ganmani and contains:
- a CDS encoding toprim domain-containing protein; amino-acid sequence: MAKIPRLNAEETLQLPLDQILLNLGYFKDKNKSSKNHIKLKNDNGDALVISRNAKGDYLYFNPYEESDRGNIFNFCKNRGLKVQDLLQLQKETNLQCHTLSKNTDTRDKEVEEVLAKFLTFKNLQSQNHFSSERGISNAILQHLVNEIKMDERGNIAIPTYTIKTLQINKPEQEQAQEQQIFSKTGYQLHLKNPILKNKEGEAYTKPLKQICYGKKGLETIIFSNSKEKEERGKIAKIILTESSIDSLSLFEKLNNERLNKMDTTPNTLILSTNGTITESQLKALQYLDERFPNAKVFLGFDRDKAGEKNTQKAQECFKNAEVNVIKPYCKDFNEDLVLSKILEVDINAITEENVHQSLRDFNENLAFFNRGEEFIYEHLKQQSFQQGIQIATRVYYALNHLEIPQELKKSMEKNLATFNQKLLAFEERMERNLKS
- a CDS encoding TrbM/KikA/MpfK family conjugal transfer protein, giving the protein MRSLSIKKSNLASNKVDSIVSKSSKALMLLVCSALALQAEVKIEYLSGDTRSACEALLCLSSPNKPAECAPALNKLFSIKRKKPSDTINARKAFLNLCPIDNSDTDLKYYQTSILPLVDEECTIPSLNARIETKQDAFKEIICKEDENGMQVCNLVDKIGFRINPNLTNSCRLLASSRYSDYRLKYTCNTKFYTKEEWQSGKEIIGEISKAEFENLPLGKKLSLSKWERNKSGFFNRYSLVSKYYKAQAINKHCWINQN
- a CDS encoding coiled-coil domain-containing protein, whose translation is MPIAEEQETPYYEDLDYEAILNADYGYRTEETIAQNAKDIAREHHLDEANVKEELDRINQSQKEQESKEEKLAKQKEQERNQEMEQAKEKESIIESSLEVKNENIQESLSVSLAIQELQEDIQQLEKEAQGREINKGNSPSPKEKIEIAQNTITEFNHNSPLVKEAVETELSRKAFQEEINELLIEKERRSNQEINSQSQENTAKPLNAVEEARGSNLQEKTEENKFANLSDEELQEKIKELEAKREQEEEHLKEIITQFEPKDIAELLQQLYKLDKSLSQIIGIEQDKQLAESESKMRELQKLLEQDKLKALTQIVSDISDKYIQLQGEKEQMIESKKEYEALNQLMENKEKPEIIKERMEKIHKQFPSFKKDYPNTTKRATEYAKEYEKSQSKPQEKGRDL
- a CDS encoding flagellin B — translated: MAFQVNTNVNSLNATAQSTFTQTSLASSLQKLSSGLRINSAKDDASGMAIADSLRSQANTLGQAIKNANDGMGIIQIADKAMDEQVKVLDTIKTKAAQAAQDGQTETTRKAIQADINRLIESLDNIAQTTSYNGLTLLAGGFTNKEFQVGAYSNQTIRASIGATSSDKIGHVRTESYNTSAQGFGTSTLTFTVGLREITLESVVISNSAGTGLGVLAEAINRYSDELGGVRAEADVQVAGSAPVASGTVTKLNINGISIIASGGGSIEVGKNDNTNALVQAINAWKDTTGVQASIDKDGSLRLTSTDGRGINVEGLSAAAGINAGSYAGKLNLTQLGATDIVVSDGTGTVVSAAGVNQANTTLRDIKGSFQQQTLRSIGVDGFTGTGFALDYGAGVTTLKGAMLVMDIAESAIKQLDSIRSDLGSVQQQMQSTINNITITQVNVKSAESGIREVDFAAESANYSNLNILAQAGSYAMSQANAVQQNILRLLQ